One genomic window of Myxococcus virescens includes the following:
- a CDS encoding putative metal-binding motif-containing protein produces the protein MDPSARSDTRTVAILGREGWSRNLRLTATANERSCNGPVVAQHEVTAQVPTVGTTTVALDLRALDLDDDDYVTSEGAFPGSDCDDDDPDIHPGATELCDGVDNNCVNGEADAPGGATYYRDADGDGFGDPHALPNLSCTPPAGYVLEAGDCNDQDPNIRPRQVELVCDGKDDNCDGKIDNDPFDVSAPCLTEQNCAGAMQCASTSLTTCVSSETPREWFVDEDGDGQAGTSVGLWCANPPQDAVEHNTDCDDSSRFVSNTATEVCDRLDNDCDGQVDEDLAGCDAVAWTTTNATPSSIVWETVAAYPGNKGWLAGRDDRVAHVDGGTITPVANCPGQWKSSWVTNSGRVFLGNSAGKFTTRLPTDTGACVNVNGPGNASINGMVGFESGNRVALYAVDSQGRILLWNYEEGAPTQTAPEELTRLNDNLKSIDGTSPRTLFAAGAEAQGGTNRPVVWRGPTEDGGTWQKEALGNVGATEFLFGIQVLSPNHVYAVGDKGLFLERAGTTWSVKPAITLPTSAPADIRGLVAFGSKAIYAVSSGTNNVHFFNGTTWSTAFTPSSPMNALSGTGPADIWVAGHSGALARWRP, from the coding sequence CCGCGACCGCCAACGAGCGCTCCTGCAACGGCCCCGTGGTGGCACAGCACGAGGTCACCGCGCAGGTGCCCACCGTGGGCACCACGACCGTGGCTCTCGACCTGCGCGCCCTGGACCTGGATGACGATGACTACGTCACCAGCGAGGGCGCCTTCCCTGGCTCGGATTGCGACGACGACGACCCGGACATCCACCCCGGCGCGACGGAGCTGTGCGACGGCGTGGACAACAACTGCGTCAACGGCGAAGCGGATGCCCCCGGCGGCGCGACCTACTACCGCGACGCGGACGGTGATGGTTTCGGCGACCCGCACGCCCTGCCCAACCTCTCCTGCACGCCTCCCGCGGGCTATGTCCTGGAGGCCGGTGACTGCAACGATCAGGACCCCAACATCCGCCCTAGACAGGTCGAGCTGGTCTGCGACGGCAAGGACGACAACTGCGATGGGAAAATCGACAACGACCCGTTCGATGTGAGCGCGCCGTGCCTGACCGAGCAGAACTGCGCCGGCGCCATGCAGTGCGCGAGCACCTCGCTGACGACCTGCGTCAGCAGCGAGACGCCGCGGGAGTGGTTCGTGGACGAGGACGGTGACGGCCAGGCGGGAACCTCCGTGGGGCTCTGGTGCGCCAACCCACCGCAGGACGCCGTGGAGCACAACACGGACTGTGATGACAGCTCGCGCTTCGTGTCGAACACGGCCACCGAGGTGTGCGACCGGCTGGACAACGACTGCGACGGACAGGTGGACGAAGACCTGGCGGGCTGCGACGCCGTGGCCTGGACGACGACGAACGCGACGCCCTCCTCGATTGTCTGGGAGACGGTGGCTGCGTACCCCGGCAACAAGGGCTGGCTCGCGGGACGCGACGACCGCGTCGCCCACGTCGATGGCGGGACGATCACCCCCGTGGCGAACTGCCCGGGCCAGTGGAAGTCCTCCTGGGTGACGAACAGCGGCCGCGTGTTCCTGGGCAACAGCGCGGGCAAGTTCACCACCCGGCTGCCGACCGACACTGGCGCGTGTGTCAACGTGAATGGCCCCGGGAACGCCAGCATCAACGGGATGGTGGGCTTCGAAAGCGGCAACCGCGTGGCGCTGTACGCGGTGGACAGCCAGGGCCGCATCCTCCTCTGGAACTACGAGGAGGGCGCCCCCACCCAGACGGCCCCCGAGGAGCTCACGCGGCTCAACGACAACCTCAAGTCCATTGACGGTACCAGCCCGCGGACGCTGTTCGCCGCGGGCGCCGAGGCCCAGGGCGGCACCAACCGCCCCGTGGTCTGGCGCGGCCCCACGGAGGACGGCGGCACGTGGCAGAAGGAAGCCCTGGGCAACGTCGGGGCGACCGAATTCCTCTTCGGCATCCAGGTGCTCTCACCGAACCATGTCTACGCCGTGGGTGACAAAGGCCTCTTCCTGGAGCGCGCGGGCACGACGTGGAGCGTGAAGCCCGCCATCACCCTGCCAACCTCGGCCCCGGCGGACATCCGCGGACTGGTGGCCTTCGGCAGCAAGGCCATCTACGCCGTGAGCTCCGGAACGAACAACGTCCACTTCTTCAACGGCACGACCTGGAGCACCGCCTTCACGCCGTCCAGCCCCATGAACGCGCTGAGCGGAACCGGCCCGGCCGACATCTGGGTGGCGGGCCACAGCGGCGCGCTCGCGCGCTGGCGGCCCTGA
- a CDS encoding ABC transporter ATP-binding protein yields MDLRADGLTVRYGARQVLSGVSCALPPGTQALVLGRSGAGKTTLVKALAGLVRPTEGRVLWNGQDAARLTAAERREQQASFGMVFQTDALFDSMTVLENVMAPLTRRHVPEAEARARASDVLRAVGLSDAADTLPERLSGGMKKRAGIARALAARPSVVLADDPFAGLDPGTARQVARVLLDVSQGGTLLVVATEAPMDLPLPRWLYLRSGRLVHDGLPAPEWEDAPDEVPA; encoded by the coding sequence ATGGACCTGCGCGCGGACGGCCTCACGGTGCGGTACGGAGCGAGGCAGGTCCTGTCCGGCGTGAGCTGCGCGCTGCCGCCCGGGACGCAGGCACTGGTCCTGGGGCGCTCGGGCGCGGGGAAGACGACGCTGGTGAAGGCCCTGGCCGGCCTGGTGCGGCCCACGGAGGGCCGCGTGCTGTGGAATGGGCAGGATGCGGCGCGTCTGACGGCCGCCGAGCGGCGCGAGCAGCAGGCGTCGTTCGGCATGGTGTTCCAGACGGACGCACTGTTCGACTCGATGACGGTGCTGGAGAACGTCATGGCGCCACTCACCCGGCGCCACGTCCCGGAGGCCGAGGCCCGGGCCCGCGCCAGTGACGTGCTGCGGGCGGTAGGGCTTTCGGACGCGGCGGATACGCTGCCAGAGCGCCTGTCTGGCGGCATGAAGAAGCGCGCGGGAATCGCGCGGGCCCTGGCGGCGCGTCCGTCGGTGGTGCTGGCGGATGACCCGTTCGCGGGGTTGGATCCGGGCACGGCGCGGCAGGTGGCCCGGGTGCTGCTGGACGTATCCCAGGGAGGCACGCTGCTGGTCGTGGCGACGGAGGCCCCGATGGACCTGCCCCTGCCCCGCTGGCTGTACCTGCGGAGTGGCCGGCTGGTTCATGACGGGCTCCCCGCGCCCGAGTGGGAGGATGCACCGGACGAGGTGCCGGCATGA
- a CDS encoding MlaE family ABC transporter permease: protein MALLTRLGRTALDALRGTGALGLVVGRTVLALPKLERRELGRALVQFGYGSLPLALATAALAGIIVVLQSGIYVQRFGARAFLGWAAGYGVLWEFGPLLLGLIMSARLGARNAAELALMQVGGQIEGLRGIGLDPFAILVAPRVVAMEVSMLALSGVTFAVAILFESVAALLALGLPVRVFFGTFSQLLGPLDLLGGVVKTGIFGLAIALLSTTVGLSARGGAHAVGQAAANAVVRSCAAIFVLDFALTSLLAGWMG from the coding sequence ATGGCGCTCCTGACGAGGCTCGGACGAACGGCGCTGGACGCGCTCCGCGGAACCGGCGCGCTGGGCCTGGTCGTGGGCCGCACGGTGCTGGCGCTGCCGAAACTGGAGCGCCGCGAGCTGGGCCGTGCGCTGGTGCAATTCGGCTACGGCTCGCTGCCGCTCGCCCTGGCCACGGCGGCGCTGGCCGGCATCATCGTGGTGCTGCAGTCGGGCATCTACGTCCAGCGCTTCGGCGCGAGGGCCTTCCTCGGCTGGGCGGCGGGTTATGGCGTGCTGTGGGAGTTCGGCCCGCTGCTGCTGGGCCTCATCATGTCGGCGCGGCTCGGCGCGAGAAACGCGGCGGAGCTGGCGCTGATGCAGGTGGGCGGACAGATTGAAGGGCTGAGGGGCATCGGCCTGGACCCCTTCGCCATCCTCGTCGCGCCTCGCGTGGTGGCCATGGAGGTCAGCATGCTGGCGCTCAGCGGCGTCACCTTCGCGGTGGCCATCCTCTTCGAGTCCGTGGCCGCCCTGCTCGCCCTGGGCCTTCCGGTGCGCGTCTTCTTCGGCACCTTCTCCCAGCTTCTGGGTCCGCTCGACCTCCTAGGCGGCGTGGTGAAGACGGGCATCTTCGGACTGGCCATCGCCCTGCTGTCCACCACCGTGGGCCTGTCCGCTCGAGGCGGCGCACACGCCGTGGGCCAGGCGGCGGCCAACGCGGTGGTGCGCAGCTGCGCGGCCATCTTCGTCCTCGACTTCGCCCTCACGTCCTTGCTCGCGGGGTGGATGGGATGA
- a CDS encoding MlaE family ABC transporter permease — protein sequence MSGVRSFFGAPVVMLARTVRASTRDGVPWRESLAQLHELGGRSVWLVMSGMAFFGAVLVTIANSQARRFVGNVAVLGPAYFELLIRELGPAVSALLTASRAGAAHAAELSTMSVNEQVEALEMSAGDPYADLVAPRVFAGVVGVPLLCTLGTIAATLSAAAVAQFAFGVDGRAFMDPRYVDGWDLLAAFLKAAGCGLYIPLAAAVAGLKARGGAEAVGEATTDGVVAASLGCLLIDLAVSLAFQLLRL from the coding sequence ATGAGCGGCGTGCGGTCCTTCTTCGGAGCGCCGGTGGTGATGCTGGCCCGCACGGTGCGGGCCTCCACCCGGGACGGCGTGCCCTGGCGCGAGTCCCTGGCGCAGCTCCACGAGCTGGGCGGGCGCAGCGTGTGGCTGGTGATGTCCGGCATGGCCTTCTTCGGCGCGGTGCTTGTCACCATCGCCAACAGCCAGGCACGGCGCTTCGTGGGCAACGTGGCGGTGCTGGGGCCCGCGTACTTCGAGCTGCTCATTCGAGAGCTGGGCCCGGCGGTGTCCGCGCTGCTCACAGCCTCACGCGCGGGCGCTGCTCACGCGGCCGAGCTGTCCACCATGAGCGTCAACGAACAGGTGGAGGCCCTGGAGATGTCCGCGGGCGACCCCTACGCGGACCTCGTCGCGCCCCGGGTGTTCGCGGGCGTGGTGGGCGTGCCCCTGCTGTGTACTCTGGGCACCATCGCGGCCACGCTGTCCGCGGCGGCGGTGGCGCAGTTCGCCTTCGGCGTGGACGGGCGGGCCTTCATGGACCCGCGCTACGTGGACGGATGGGACTTGCTGGCCGCGTTCCTGAAGGCCGCGGGCTGCGGGCTTTACATTCCGCTGGCGGCGGCGGTGGCGGGCCTCAAGGCGCGCGGCGGCGCCGAGGCCGTGGGCGAGGCCACCACCGACGGCGTGGTGGCGGCGAGCCTGGGGTGCCTGCTCATTGACCTCGCCGTGTCGCTGGCCTTCCAGCTGCTGCGCCTGTGA
- a CDS encoding ABC transporter ATP-binding protein, translating into MTPLPDSEALRFRDVHVAFDEGRRRVLAGLTAEVSTKELTFIAGASGTGKSVLCRLAVGLLRPDAGEVVLWGERVDSRPERELVPLRRQAPYLVQGPALLDWRTLRQNVWLADPAASVDDVDAALAQVGLLDWADRLPPELGPGAKKRTAIARALVLKPRYLLFDEPTTGLDRKAAGQVEEVLASLKARGLGGMVVSHDYRQLKALADRVLVVANKQCAYLGTPKGFLESSAPELRVLTAPFMEGATDG; encoded by the coding sequence ATGACGCCCCTTCCCGACAGCGAGGCCCTGCGATTCCGGGACGTGCACGTCGCGTTCGACGAGGGACGCCGGCGCGTGCTCGCGGGGCTCACGGCGGAGGTGTCCACGAAGGAGCTGACGTTCATCGCGGGCGCCAGTGGCACCGGGAAGAGCGTGCTGTGCCGGCTGGCGGTGGGACTGCTGCGCCCGGACGCGGGCGAAGTGGTGCTGTGGGGGGAGCGCGTGGACTCCAGACCCGAGCGCGAGCTGGTGCCACTGCGCCGACAGGCGCCCTACCTGGTGCAGGGCCCGGCGCTGTTGGACTGGCGCACGCTCCGGCAGAACGTATGGCTGGCGGACCCGGCGGCGTCCGTGGACGACGTGGACGCCGCGCTGGCGCAGGTGGGGCTGCTGGATTGGGCGGACCGGCTGCCACCGGAGCTGGGGCCCGGAGCGAAGAAACGGACGGCCATCGCCCGGGCGTTGGTGCTCAAGCCGCGCTATCTCCTCTTCGACGAGCCGACGACGGGCCTGGACCGGAAGGCGGCGGGCCAGGTGGAGGAGGTGCTCGCGTCGCTGAAGGCGCGGGGCCTTGGGGGGATGGTGGTGTCCCACGATTATCGGCAGCTGAAGGCGCTGGCGGACCGGGTGCTGGTGGTGGCGAACAAGCAATGTGCCTACCTGGGCACGCCGAAGGGCTTCCTGGAGTCCTCCGCGCCCGAGCTGCGAGTACTGACAGCGCCATTCATGGAGGGCGCGACGGATGGATGA
- a CDS encoding MlaD family protein, which produces MDERRLELKVGALVLAAIVGVLVLLWLMGELKLGSETGLAVDFGHTGNVVEGAPVKLGGVQVGRVQDIQLQPERRDAQGRPLPVRMELAVAPEAVGALRQDARVTVATVGILGEPYLELNPGSAPERLPAGTAVRGTDAPRLDVLAEQLTRFVDLLSQMLEEDPEAIRGLAANVSRLARTLDQLLTENRGDVKVLASELAAASKDLRQLAGLAREAFQPGGKGARLLDDASAAAAIVRRDLPGLTKSAGTTLDGLAAVTGPLGPEDGARVKVALERLTSASGQLESIAARADRVLAKLEAGEGTVGAALQDGTLYEELRMLVTDLRKHPWKVLWKD; this is translated from the coding sequence ATGGATGAGCGACGGCTGGAGCTGAAGGTGGGCGCCCTGGTGCTGGCCGCCATCGTGGGCGTGCTGGTGTTGCTGTGGCTGATGGGCGAATTGAAGCTGGGCTCGGAGACGGGGCTGGCGGTGGACTTCGGCCACACGGGGAACGTGGTGGAGGGCGCCCCCGTGAAGCTGGGCGGCGTGCAGGTGGGCCGCGTGCAGGACATCCAGCTCCAGCCCGAGCGGCGGGACGCCCAGGGACGCCCGCTGCCCGTGCGGATGGAGCTCGCGGTGGCGCCGGAGGCCGTGGGCGCGCTGCGCCAGGACGCGCGCGTGACGGTGGCCACGGTGGGCATCCTGGGAGAGCCCTATCTGGAGCTGAACCCGGGCTCGGCGCCGGAGCGGCTGCCCGCGGGCACGGCCGTGCGGGGAACGGACGCGCCCCGGCTGGACGTCCTTGCCGAGCAGCTCACCCGCTTCGTGGACCTGCTGTCCCAGATGCTGGAGGAGGACCCGGAGGCCATCCGCGGCCTCGCGGCGAACGTCTCCCGGCTGGCGCGGACGCTGGACCAGTTGCTGACGGAGAACCGGGGCGACGTGAAGGTGCTGGCGTCCGAGCTGGCGGCGGCCTCGAAGGACTTGCGCCAGCTCGCGGGCCTGGCGCGCGAGGCCTTCCAGCCTGGAGGCAAGGGCGCGCGGTTGTTGGACGATGCCTCGGCGGCGGCGGCCATCGTTCGTCGCGACCTGCCGGGGCTGACGAAGTCCGCCGGGACGACGTTGGACGGACTGGCGGCCGTGACGGGCCCGCTGGGGCCCGAGGACGGCGCGCGGGTCAAGGTCGCGCTGGAGCGCCTCACCTCGGCCTCGGGCCAACTGGAGAGCATCGCGGCCCGAGCGGACCGGGTGCTGGCGAAGCTCGAGGCCGGCGAGGGCACCGTGGGCGCGGCGCTCCAGGACGGCACGCTCTACGAGGAGCTGCGCATGCTGGTGACAGACCTCCGCAAGCACCCGTGGAAGGTGCTTTGGAAGGACTGA
- a CDS encoding DEAD/DEAH box helicase, giving the protein MKAPQPPAPVEATFDSLGLKPALVEALSALGYEEPTPIQAAALPPLLAGKDLLGIAATGTGKTAAFALPLLNHVEPGACRPNTTSALVLVPTRELAMQVSEAIHRYGQKLGISVLPLYGGQVIGQQLRVLKRGVDVVVATPGRALDHLRRGTLQLDDVRVVVLDEADEMLDMGFAEDLEAILSGTPEDRQTALFSATLPPRIASIAERHLHEPVRVKIAREKVEQGEIPRVRQTAYVVPRAFKIATLGRLLDVESPTAAIIFCRTRTEVDDLTVSLNGRGWRAHALHGGMTQEQRDRVIKQLKSQGTDLLVATDVAARGLDIPRLSHVVNFDVPNAPEAYVHRIGRTGRAGREGVAITLVEPREHRLLRNIERVTGQRIEVATVPTVADMREKRQEMLRASLRETLVTGEYDSLRNVVESLASEFDAMDIAAAAVKLLHEAQDEGRDTEETEIPVVAPPQERRERTGKFGAPSGRPGRPERGPKARGGPPTWDVTRLWIGAGRHAGVRPADLVGAIAGEAGVESSKIGAIQIGDAFSLVEVPESEANRIIAALKNATLRGKKVLVRKDRS; this is encoded by the coding sequence GTGAAAGCCCCCCAGCCCCCCGCCCCCGTTGAGGCCACCTTCGATTCCCTGGGCTTGAAGCCCGCGCTCGTCGAGGCGCTCAGTGCGCTCGGCTACGAGGAGCCCACCCCCATCCAGGCCGCCGCCCTCCCGCCACTGCTCGCGGGGAAGGACCTGCTCGGCATCGCCGCCACCGGCACCGGAAAGACGGCCGCCTTCGCCCTGCCCCTGCTCAACCACGTGGAGCCCGGCGCGTGCCGGCCCAACACCACGTCCGCGTTGGTGCTGGTCCCCACGCGAGAGCTGGCCATGCAGGTCTCCGAGGCCATCCACCGCTACGGCCAGAAGCTCGGCATCTCCGTGCTGCCCCTGTACGGCGGCCAGGTCATTGGCCAGCAGCTCCGCGTCCTCAAGCGCGGCGTGGACGTCGTCGTCGCCACGCCGGGCCGCGCGCTGGACCACCTCCGCCGTGGCACGTTGCAGCTCGATGACGTGCGCGTCGTCGTGCTCGACGAGGCCGACGAGATGCTCGACATGGGCTTCGCCGAGGACCTGGAGGCCATCCTCTCCGGCACGCCCGAGGACCGGCAGACGGCCCTCTTCTCCGCCACGCTCCCTCCGCGCATCGCCAGCATCGCCGAGCGTCACCTGCACGAGCCCGTGCGCGTGAAGATTGCCCGCGAGAAGGTGGAACAGGGGGAGATTCCCCGCGTCCGGCAGACGGCCTACGTCGTGCCGCGCGCCTTCAAGATCGCCACCCTGGGCCGCCTGCTCGACGTGGAGTCGCCCACCGCGGCCATCATCTTCTGCCGCACGCGCACGGAGGTGGACGACCTCACCGTCTCCCTCAACGGCCGTGGCTGGCGTGCCCACGCCCTGCATGGCGGCATGACGCAGGAGCAGCGAGACCGCGTCATCAAGCAGCTCAAGTCCCAGGGCACCGACCTGCTGGTGGCCACCGACGTCGCGGCGCGCGGCCTGGACATCCCCCGCCTGTCCCACGTGGTGAACTTCGACGTCCCCAACGCGCCCGAGGCCTACGTGCACCGCATCGGCCGCACGGGCCGCGCCGGCCGCGAGGGCGTGGCCATCACCCTGGTGGAGCCCCGCGAGCACCGGCTGCTGCGCAACATCGAGCGCGTCACCGGCCAGCGCATCGAAGTGGCCACCGTGCCCACCGTCGCGGACATGCGCGAGAAGCGGCAGGAGATGCTGCGCGCATCCCTGCGCGAGACGCTGGTGACCGGTGAGTACGACTCCCTCCGCAACGTGGTGGAGAGCCTGGCCAGCGAGTTCGACGCCATGGACATCGCCGCCGCCGCCGTGAAGCTCCTCCATGAGGCCCAGGACGAGGGCCGCGACACGGAGGAGACGGAGATCCCCGTCGTCGCGCCGCCGCAGGAGCGCCGTGAGCGCACGGGCAAGTTCGGAGCGCCCTCGGGGCGTCCAGGCCGTCCGGAGCGCGGCCCGAAGGCCCGCGGTGGCCCGCCGACGTGGGACGTCACCCGCCTGTGGATTGGCGCCGGCCGTCACGCCGGCGTGCGCCCCGCCGACCTGGTGGGCGCCATCGCCGGGGAAGCGGGCGTCGAGTCCTCCAAGATTGGCGCCATCCAGATTGGCGACGCCTTCTCCCTGGTGGAGGTGCCGGAGTCCGAGGCCAACCGCATCATCGCCGCGCTGAAGAACGCCACCCTGCGCGGCAAGAAGGTGCTCGTCCGCAAGGACCGGAGCTGA